Within Deltaproteobacteria bacterium, the genomic segment TCGAGTTCGGGCACGGATGCAGTCTTCACATCAGGATCAAAAACGTCCTCTATCATGCCCGTTCCGATTTCCAGGAGATCGTAATCTTTGAAACCGAAAAGCTTGGAAGGATGCTCGTCATCGATGGGATTACCATGCTCACGGAATACGACGAGCACGCTTACCATGAAATGATCGTCCACGTTCCCCTCCTGCTGCACCCGAAACCTTCAAGGGTACTGGTCATCGGCGGGGGGGACGGCGGCACCGTAAGGGAGGTCGTCAAACATGCAGAGGTGGAGTCCGTCCATGTATGTGAAATAGACAGACAGGTGGTCGAATCCTGCCGCCGTTACTTGCCTTCCCTGGCCTCCTCTTTTGATGACCCCCGGGTTGAGGTCTTTTATGAAGACGGCGCCCGTTTCGTGAAGGAACATCCAGACTCTTACGATATCATCATCGTTGATTCGACCGATCCCCTTGGGCCCGGCCAGATCTTATTCCAGAGACCCTTTTACGAGGACATGAAGCAATGCTTGAGGGGGCAGGGTATTGCAGTCACCCAATGTGAATCCATTTACCTCCATGAAGACGTCATCCGCGGGGTTCACTCCTTTGCGAAAGAACTCTTCCCCAAGACGGGATACTATTACACCCTTGTCCCCACTTACCCGAGCGGGACCATAGGGTTCTACTTCTGTTCTCTCGGGCGGGATCCATTAGAGGATATCGACGAAGAAAGGGCTTTGCGGCTTCCGGGGCTGAAGTATTATACTCCACAAGTCCACCGCTCCGCCTTCACCTTGCCCCTTTTCGCCGCCCGGTTTCTGGAATAACACAGGGGGAGCCCAGTTCAGGTCAGGGGTCCCGCCTTGGGGGTTCAGGAAGCAACCTGCTCCAACTCCAAGCTCAAATCCACAGCCCGGACCGAATGGGTCAGGGCCCCGACCGAGATGATATCCACCCCGGTCCCGGCCACTTCCCCAATGGAATCAAGGTCGATTCCTCCAGATGCCTCGACAAGGACCTTTCCCCCCGCGATCTTGACGGCCTCCCTCATCTGTTCGACACTCATGTTGTCCAGGAGCACGGCGTCCGCACCCGCCTGAATGGCCTCCTTGAGTCCCGCCAGGTCTTCCACCTCGACCTCAATTTTCAGGGTATGGGGTATCCCGGCCCTGGCCAGTTCCACTGCACGCCCGATGGAGCCCGCGGCGGCGATATGGTTGTCCTTGATCAGGACGCCGTCATAGAGGCCCATGCGGTGATTATACCCGCCTCCCATCCTGACGGCATACTTGTCCAGATACCGCAGGCCCGGGACTGTCTTCCGGGTGTCCGTCACCCTGACCTTCGAAGAACCGGCTCTTTCCACGAAACGGTGCGTCAAGGTGGCGATTCCGCTCATTCGCTGCAACAGGTTCAAGGCCGTGCGCTCTCCCATAAGGATACCCCGGATCCCACCCTTGAGCCGGCAGACTTTCTCGCCCCCCTGAACCCGATCCCCGTCTCGGTGATAGGGCTCCATCCGAATGTCGGGAGACAAGAGTTCGAAGACCCGGTTAAAGACTTTCAACCCCGCCAGTACCAATTCCTCCTTGGCGATGAGAATAGCGCTTCCCTGTGAATCGGGTTCGATCAAGGCCTCCGTGGTGATATCCCCGGGACCGATATCCTCCTCGAGAACCCTTCGGAGAAGGGGGTCCAATGAAAAGGAAAAATCATTCATGGATCGACTCGAAAAAAGAGAGGTTTTGATGGAGTTTCCTTAGTTTCGCATCTCCTGTTTCAACCTTTTCCCTCACCTTTGCCACTATGTCCTCGGGGGCCTTGGACATGAACTGCTCGTTCGAGAGCTTCTTCCGGGCCGCTTCCAGGTCCTTCTCGATCTTACGGATTTCCTTCTTAAGCCGCTTTTTCTCCTCCTCGAAATCCAGAAGCCCCTTCAGGAGCACGTGAACCTGGTTTTCACCAAAAACCGCCGTGGCAGAGGCCTCGGGCTTGGCAATCTTTGTTTCCACGGTCGCGGAATCGATCCTGGCCAGGCTTCGAATATAGTCCATGTTCCCCCGCAAAACGTCCGCATCCTCCTTGCGCGGGGCCTCGATGGCGATGCTCACCTTCTTGGAGGGCGCGATATTCATCTCCCCCCTGATATTCCGGATCCCCGTGACAACCCCCATGATCAGCTCCATTTCCGAGAGGGCCTCCAAATCCTGCGGGAACTCTCCGGGTTGTGGAAAAGGTGCGACCATGATGCTGCCTTCCGTCCCTGGAAGCCTGTGCCAGATCTCCTCGGTGACAAAGGGCATGAAGGGATGCAGGAACCTCAGGACGGCCTTGAGGGTCTCGCGGACCACATGGCGGGCTGATCCCTTCAGGATGGGATCGGTGGAATAAAGGCCCTGTTTGGCCATTTCCAGGTACCAGTCACAGTACTCGTGCCAGGCGAACTGGTAACAGAGTCCCGCCGCGTCGTTGAATCGATACTCGTCCAGTGCCCGGGAAATCTCGGCGCTCACCTGACCGATCCTTGTCAGGATCCAGCGGTCGGGCAGCGTATATTGAAGAGTTTCCGGGGCGTTGCCCTCGTCTCCTTCCAGGTTCATGAGGGCGAGCCGGGCCGAATTCCAAATCTTGTTCACGAAATGCCGGTATCCCGATATCCTTTCCTCAGAGAGCTTGACATCCCGTCCCTGGGCGGCCAGGGCGGCAAGGGTGAACCGGAATGCGTCCGTGCCGAACCGGTCCATGACCTCCAGGGGATCGATCACATTCCCCTTGGATTTGCTCATCTTCTTCCCTTCTGCGTCTCTGACCAGGGCATGGATATAAACATCCTTGAAAGGGACGTCTCCCATGAAGTGAAGCCCCATCATCATCATTCTTGCCACCCAGAAAAAAAGGATGTCGAAACCCGTGATGAGCACCGAGGTGGGATAAAAGGTCTCAAGCGCATCGGTCCGGTCGGGCCAGCCAAGGGTGGAAAAGGGCCAGAGGGCCGAGCTGAACCAGGTGTCCAGCACGT encodes:
- the nadC gene encoding carboxylating nicotinate-nucleotide diphosphorylase; translated protein: MNDFSFSLDPLLRRVLEEDIGPGDITTEALIEPDSQGSAILIAKEELVLAGLKVFNRVFELLSPDIRMEPYHRDGDRVQGGEKVCRLKGGIRGILMGERTALNLLQRMSGIATLTHRFVERAGSSKVRVTDTRKTVPGLRYLDKYAVRMGGGYNHRMGLYDGVLIKDNHIAAAGSIGRAVELARAGIPHTLKIEVEVEDLAGLKEAIQAGADAVLLDNMSVEQMREAVKIAGGKVLVEASGGIDLDSIGEVAGTGVDIISVGALTHSVRAVDLSLELEQVAS
- the speE gene encoding polyamine aminopropyltransferase; the encoded protein is MDLWFQDSIEFGHGCSLHIRIKNVLYHARSDFQEIVIFETEKLGRMLVIDGITMLTEYDEHAYHEMIVHVPLLLHPKPSRVLVIGGGDGGTVREVVKHAEVESVHVCEIDRQVVESCRRYLPSLASSFDDPRVEVFYEDGARFVKEHPDSYDIIIVDSTDPLGPGQILFQRPFYEDMKQCLRGQGIAVTQCESIYLHEDVIRGVHSFAKELFPKTGYYYTLVPTYPSGTIGFYFCSLGRDPLEDIDEERALRLPGLKYYTPQVHRSAFTLPLFAARFLE